In a genomic window of [Empedobacter] haloabium:
- a CDS encoding SPOR domain-containing protein encodes MTHRSSSVSHARQQGSTLVGIIIGLVIGLAIAVVVALMITKGQSPFTEKPARAKPAEATGQISDPNKPMYGNRDATRNANRDFEKEAHPAAPAPAPAPAAPQPDPLQAVVDKIQAQPSETKAPAPVNTAAPPSQSGAPAPSAPGDDKWVYYLQAGAYRETADAEAVRAKLALLGFEASVTDRTTDSGVLHRVRVGPFTQVEAMNKVRGKLSENGVDVAVVRNQK; translated from the coding sequence ATGACCCATCGCTCAAGTTCCGTTTCGCACGCGCGCCAGCAAGGCAGCACGCTGGTCGGCATCATCATCGGTCTCGTCATCGGCCTGGCGATCGCTGTCGTCGTGGCCCTGATGATCACCAAGGGCCAATCGCCGTTCACGGAAAAGCCCGCCCGCGCCAAGCCGGCCGAGGCCACGGGCCAGATCTCGGACCCGAACAAGCCGATGTACGGCAACCGCGACGCCACCCGCAACGCCAACCGCGACTTCGAGAAGGAGGCGCATCCGGCCGCCCCGGCACCTGCCCCGGCACCGGCCGCGCCGCAGCCCGATCCGCTGCAGGCCGTGGTGGACAAGATCCAGGCCCAGCCCAGCGAGACCAAGGCGCCGGCGCCCGTCAACACGGCCGCGCCGCCGTCGCAGTCGGGCGCCCCGGCGCCATCCGCACCGGGCGACGACAAGTGGGTGTACTACCTGCAGGCCGGCGCCTACCGCGAGACGGCGGACGCCGAAGCCGTGCGCGCCAAGCTGGCGCTGCTGGGCTTCGAGGCCAGCGTGACCGACCGCACCACCGATTCGGGCGTGCTGCACCGCGTGCGCGTGGGCCCGTTCACGCAGGTGGAAGCGATGAACAAGGTGCGCGGCAAGCTTTCCGAGAACGGCGTCGACGTCGCCGTGGTACGCAACCAGAAATAA
- a CDS encoding SPOR domain-containing protein, which translates to MLKFCFAVLLLANAALFAYGQGVLGSFQGEEHEPARLQKQLNAQQLKLISAAKANAAGAAVAPAPEAAPTPALAQEEKPVVACLEVGNFTLAEARRFEAQLAPLELGERQARRNVQGQEVSSYMVMIPPAPTRDVAEKRAAELRAKGVADFYIIPEGQQKNGISLGVFKAETAAQTELAKLVKQGVTAARVAPRYSPSKQMLFQFRDISAATRVKLERIAVKFPEQQVRGCR; encoded by the coding sequence GTGCTGAAGTTCTGTTTTGCCGTGCTGCTGCTCGCCAATGCCGCGCTGTTCGCCTATGGCCAGGGCGTGCTGGGCAGCTTCCAGGGCGAGGAGCATGAGCCGGCGCGGCTGCAGAAGCAGCTGAACGCGCAGCAGTTGAAACTGATCTCGGCCGCCAAGGCCAACGCGGCCGGCGCCGCCGTCGCGCCCGCGCCCGAGGCAGCACCCACGCCCGCCCTGGCGCAGGAAGAGAAACCGGTCGTCGCCTGCCTGGAAGTGGGCAACTTCACGCTGGCCGAAGCGCGCCGCTTCGAAGCGCAGCTGGCGCCGCTGGAACTGGGCGAGCGCCAGGCGCGCCGCAACGTGCAGGGCCAGGAAGTGTCCAGCTACATGGTGATGATCCCGCCCGCGCCGACGCGCGACGTGGCGGAAAAGCGCGCCGCCGAGCTGCGCGCGAAAGGCGTCGCCGATTTCTACATCATCCCGGAAGGCCAGCAGAAGAACGGCATCTCGCTGGGCGTGTTCAAGGCGGAGACGGCCGCGCAGACGGAGCTGGCCAAGCTGGTCAAGCAGGGCGTGACGGCGGCCCGCGTGGCGCCGCGCTATTCGCCCAGCAAGCAGATGCTGTTCCAGTTCCGCGACATCAGCGCGGCGACTCGGGTGAAGCTGGAGCGGATTGCCGTGAAGTTCCCGGAGCAGCAGGTGCGGGGGTGCAGGTAA
- a CDS encoding SDR family oxidoreductase, with translation MQRVFITGASSGIGAALAMQYARAGATVGLLGRRTDALHALLSALPNPHLHRTYTVDVRDHAALQAAATDFLTHAGGIDIVIANAGISHGTLTERAEDLPVFSDIIATNVTATVATFGPFIAAMRAQRGGRLVGIGSVAGIRGLPGAGAYSASKAAVMTYCESLRVELRGSGIDVVTIAPGYIDTPMTRHNPYPMPFLLAPDVFAARAVRAIDAGVNYRVIPWQMGIVAKLLRLLPNALYDLAFARAPHKPRKASHS, from the coding sequence GTGCAGCGCGTCTTCATTACCGGCGCTTCCAGCGGCATCGGCGCCGCGCTGGCGATGCAGTACGCGCGCGCTGGCGCCACCGTCGGCCTGCTGGGACGCAGGACCGACGCGCTGCACGCCCTGCTCTCCGCCCTGCCCAATCCCCACCTGCACCGCACCTACACCGTCGACGTGCGCGACCATGCCGCCTTGCAGGCGGCCGCCACCGACTTCCTGACCCACGCCGGCGGCATCGATATCGTCATCGCCAATGCCGGCATCTCGCACGGCACGCTGACCGAGCGGGCCGAGGACCTGCCGGTGTTCAGCGACATCATCGCCACCAACGTCACCGCCACCGTGGCCACCTTCGGCCCCTTCATTGCCGCGATGCGTGCCCAGCGCGGCGGCCGCCTGGTCGGCATCGGCAGTGTGGCGGGTATCCGCGGCCTGCCCGGCGCCGGCGCCTACAGCGCTTCGAAAGCCGCCGTGATGACTTACTGCGAATCGCTGCGCGTGGAGCTGCGCGGCAGTGGCATCGACGTGGTGACGATCGCACCCGGTTACATCGATACGCCGATGACGCGCCATAACCCGTATCCGATGCCGTTCCTGCTGGCGCCCGATGTTTTCGCCGCGCGCGCGGTGCGCGCCATCGACGCCGGCGTCAACTACCGCGTGATTCCCTGGCAGATGGGCATCGTTGCCAAGCTGCTGCGGCTGCTGCCCAATGCCCTGTATGATCTGGCCTTTGCGCGCGCGCCGCACAAGCCGCGCAAGGCCTCGCACTCATGA
- a CDS encoding DUF4390 domain-containing protein, producing the protein MTLRFVRLLACQLLLMLACALPQAARAAEETVEITRAYIEAAEEGYRLSAAYSFDLSHGLEDALQYGVQLYFTTEVSFTRPRWYWFDEKAVTNKRTHRIWYDVLTRQYHVTIIGSVSQNFESLEDALFFIRRPTRWVVAPRGALKVGEVYNVTVSMGMDRNYLPKPIQVSAFNNREWTLASQKKTFQYRAE; encoded by the coding sequence GTGACCTTACGATTCGTCCGACTCCTGGCCTGCCAGCTGCTGCTGATGCTGGCCTGCGCGCTGCCGCAGGCGGCCCGGGCCGCCGAGGAGACCGTGGAGATCACCCGTGCGTACATCGAGGCGGCCGAGGAGGGCTACCGCCTGTCCGCCGCCTACTCGTTCGACCTCAGTCACGGCCTGGAAGACGCCCTGCAGTACGGCGTGCAGCTGTACTTCACCACCGAAGTCTCGTTCACCCGGCCGCGCTGGTACTGGTTCGACGAGAAGGCCGTCACCAACAAGCGCACCCACCGCATCTGGTACGACGTGCTGACGCGCCAGTACCATGTGACGATCATCGGCAGCGTCTCGCAGAACTTCGAATCGCTCGAGGATGCGCTGTTCTTCATCCGCCGGCCCACCCGCTGGGTCGTGGCGCCGCGCGGCGCGCTGAAGGTGGGCGAGGTCTACAACGTCACCGTCAGCATGGGCATGGACCGCAACTACCTGCCCAAGCCGATCCAGGTCAGCGCCTTCAACAACCGCGAGTGGACCCTGGCGTCCCAGAAGAAAACCTTCCAGTACAGGGCCGAGTAA
- the rodA gene encoding rod shape-determining protein RodA, translated as MRINERRSLWRRVRPYVTVFDPALVTVLIVLLTTSLVTLYSASIGIPGKIEDHLRNIAMSFFVMWVVANLSPQNMMRIAVPAYAVTLLLLLAVALVGTIKLGARRWLHIGVVDIQPSEFAKLAVPLMLAWFFQHQQGHLRWHTYAIGAVLLLIPVFLIARQPDLGTALLVVAAGFCVIYLAGLPWKAILGLVVAGVASMPVAWSMLHDYQRERVMTLIDPTSDPLGKGFHILQSIIAIGSGGITGKGWTRGTQAHLEFVPERTTDFIFAVYSEEFGLAGNLFLMLLYLLLIGRGLMITANAPNFFTRLLAGATTMIFFTYAFVNMGMVSGILPVVGVPLPFMSYGGTAALTLGVASGILMSIQRNRKLVQT; from the coding sequence ATGCGCATCAATGAACGACGCTCGCTGTGGCGCCGCGTGCGCCCCTACGTGACGGTGTTCGACCCGGCGCTGGTGACGGTGCTGATCGTGCTGCTGACCACCAGCCTGGTCACCTTGTACTCGGCCAGCATCGGCATCCCCGGCAAGATCGAGGACCACCTGCGCAATATCGCCATGTCGTTCTTCGTGATGTGGGTGGTGGCGAACCTGTCGCCGCAAAACATGATGCGCATCGCCGTGCCGGCCTATGCGGTCACACTGCTGTTGCTGCTGGCCGTGGCGCTGGTCGGCACCATCAAGCTGGGTGCGCGCCGCTGGCTGCACATCGGTGTGGTCGACATCCAGCCCTCCGAGTTCGCCAAGCTGGCCGTGCCGCTGATGCTGGCGTGGTTCTTCCAGCACCAGCAGGGCCACCTGCGCTGGCACACGTATGCGATCGGCGCGGTGCTGCTGCTCATTCCCGTGTTCCTGATCGCGCGCCAGCCCGACCTGGGCACGGCGCTGCTGGTGGTGGCCGCGGGCTTCTGCGTGATCTACCTGGCCGGCCTGCCGTGGAAGGCGATCCTCGGCCTTGTCGTGGCCGGTGTGGCCAGCATGCCCGTGGCCTGGTCGATGCTGCACGACTACCAGCGCGAGCGCGTCATGACCCTGATCGATCCGACCTCCGACCCGCTGGGCAAGGGCTTCCACATCCTGCAGTCGATCATCGCGATCGGCTCCGGCGGCATTACCGGCAAAGGCTGGACGCGCGGCACCCAGGCGCACCTGGAGTTCGTGCCGGAGCGGACCACCGACTTCATTTTCGCCGTCTACTCCGAGGAATTCGGGCTGGCCGGCAACCTGTTCCTGATGCTGCTTTATCTGCTGCTGATCGGGCGCGGCCTGATGATCACGGCCAACGCGCCCAATTTCTTTACCCGCCTGCTGGCGGGCGCCACTACGATGATCTTCTTTACCTATGCATTCGTTAACATGGGAATGGTGAGCGGTATCCTGCCTGTCGTGGGCGTACCGTTGCCGTTCATGAGCTATGGCGGCACGGCCGCGCTGACCCTGGGTGTGGCCTCCGGCATCCTGATGAGCATCCAGCGCAATCGCAAGCTGGTGCAGACATGA
- a CDS encoding thiol:disulfide interchange protein DsbA/DsbL yields MLKKILSVLTLSLVALGAAASPTAPKEGADYQVLPTPQPTDSGKKVEVIEFFAYWCPHCNTFDPSLSAWVKKQGDNIVFKRVHVPYNERMAPQQKLYYTLESMGLADQFQPKVLKALHEDRQDFTRDEAVFDWVAKNGIDRAKFSDTYRSFGVAGKIRRAGAMMESYKVEYWPLLVVDGRWQVSPSLTGQANKELDTEAKQQAATLQVLDALVAKAKAEKK; encoded by the coding sequence ATGCTGAAGAAGATCCTGTCCGTCCTGACCTTGTCGCTGGTGGCCCTCGGTGCCGCGGCCTCCCCCACGGCACCGAAGGAAGGCGCCGACTACCAGGTGCTGCCGACGCCGCAGCCGACCGACAGCGGCAAGAAGGTCGAGGTGATCGAGTTCTTCGCTTACTGGTGCCCGCACTGCAATACCTTCGATCCGTCGCTGTCCGCCTGGGTGAAGAAACAGGGCGACAACATCGTCTTCAAACGCGTGCACGTGCCGTACAACGAACGGATGGCGCCGCAGCAGAAGCTGTACTACACGCTGGAGTCGATGGGCCTGGCCGATCAGTTCCAGCCGAAGGTGCTGAAGGCCCTGCATGAGGACCGCCAGGACTTCACCCGCGACGAGGCGGTATTCGACTGGGTGGCGAAGAACGGCATCGACCGCGCCAAATTCAGCGACACGTATCGTTCGTTCGGCGTGGCCGGCAAGATCCGCCGCGCCGGCGCCATGATGGAGAGCTACAAGGTCGAGTACTGGCCGCTGCTGGTCGTCGATGGCCGTTGGCAGGTCTCGCCCAGCCTGACGGGCCAGGCCAACAAGGAACTGGACACGGAAGCGAAACAGCAAGCGGCCACGCTGCAGGTGCTGGACGCCCTGGTCGCCAAGGCGAAAGCCGAGAAGAAGTAG
- the argS gene encoding arginine--tRNA ligase, whose amino-acid sequence MLAQQKQQIVDLFQAALAPILAGSDLSPNVVLERPRDAAHGDVACNIAMQLAKQLKTNPRELAQKLVAALLENPAGKDVIASAEIAGPGFINLRVTDAAKQAVVSTILAQREAFGRSDAGTGQHVIIEFVSANPTGPLHVGHGRQAALGDALSALFEAQGFDVTREFYYNDAGVQIHTLATSVQARARGIKPGDAAWPESAYNGDYIQDIADDFLAKKTVAASDGVPATASGDVEDFESIRAFAVAYLRNEQDIDLRAFGVKFDNYYLESSLYKDGKVEAAVAALVANGHTYEEGDALWLRTTDYGDDKDRVMRKKDGTYTYFVPDVAYHIVKFQRGFTQAINVQGSDHHGTIARVRAGLQAVNMGIPQGYPDYVLHKMVTVMKDGAEVKISKRAGSYVTVRDLIEWSGGGDITKGRDAVRFFLISRKADTEFVFDVDVALKTSDENPVYYVQYAHARICRMLEQWGGDEATLAGVDLAPLQAPSEKTLLATLAQYPEVLARAQAELGPHQVAFYLRDLAAALHSFYFAERVLVDDEAVKLARLALVVATRQVLRNGLALIGVSAPNQM is encoded by the coding sequence ATGCTCGCCCAACAAAAACAACAGATCGTCGACCTGTTCCAGGCCGCCCTCGCCCCGATCCTGGCCGGATCGGATCTCTCCCCCAACGTGGTGCTGGAGCGTCCGCGCGATGCCGCCCACGGCGACGTCGCCTGCAATATCGCCATGCAGCTGGCCAAGCAGCTGAAAACCAACCCGCGCGAACTGGCGCAGAAGCTTGTCGCCGCGCTGCTGGAAAACCCGGCCGGCAAGGACGTGATCGCATCGGCCGAGATCGCCGGCCCCGGCTTCATCAACCTGCGCGTGACCGATGCGGCCAAGCAGGCCGTCGTGTCCACCATCCTGGCGCAGCGCGAGGCGTTCGGCCGCAGCGACGCGGGCACGGGCCAGCACGTGATCATCGAATTCGTCTCCGCCAACCCGACCGGCCCGCTGCACGTGGGCCACGGCCGCCAGGCCGCGCTGGGCGACGCGCTGTCCGCGTTGTTCGAGGCGCAGGGCTTCGACGTCACGCGCGAGTTCTACTACAACGACGCCGGCGTACAGATCCACACGCTGGCCACCTCGGTGCAGGCGCGCGCGCGCGGCATCAAGCCGGGCGACGCCGCATGGCCGGAATCGGCCTATAACGGCGACTATATCCAGGACATCGCGGACGACTTCCTGGCCAAGAAGACCGTGGCCGCCAGCGACGGCGTGCCCGCCACGGCTTCCGGCGACGTCGAGGACTTCGAATCGATCCGTGCGTTCGCCGTGGCCTACCTGCGCAACGAGCAGGACATCGACCTGCGCGCGTTCGGCGTCAAGTTCGACAACTACTACCTGGAATCGTCGCTGTACAAGGACGGCAAGGTCGAAGCGGCTGTTGCGGCGCTGGTCGCCAACGGCCATACCTACGAGGAAGGCGACGCCCTGTGGCTGCGCACGACCGACTACGGCGACGACAAGGACCGCGTGATGCGCAAGAAGGACGGTACCTACACGTACTTCGTGCCGGACGTGGCCTACCACATCGTCAAGTTCCAGCGCGGCTTCACCCAGGCCATCAACGTGCAGGGCTCGGACCACCACGGCACCATCGCCCGCGTGCGCGCCGGCCTGCAGGCGGTCAACATGGGCATCCCGCAGGGCTATCCGGACTACGTGCTGCACAAGATGGTCACCGTCATGAAGGACGGCGCCGAGGTCAAGATCTCCAAGCGCGCCGGCTCCTACGTGACCGTGCGCGACCTGATCGAATGGTCCGGCGGCGGCGACATCACCAAGGGCCGCGATGCCGTGCGCTTCTTCCTGATCTCGCGCAAGGCCGATACCGAGTTCGTGTTCGACGTGGACGTGGCGCTGAAGACCTCGGACGAAAACCCGGTCTACTACGTGCAGTATGCGCACGCGCGCATCTGCCGCATGCTGGAACAGTGGGGCGGCGACGAAGCCACGCTGGCCGGCGTCGACCTGGCGCCGCTGCAGGCGCCAAGCGAGAAGACGCTGCTGGCCACGCTGGCCCAGTACCCGGAAGTGCTGGCGCGCGCGCAGGCCGAGCTGGGCCCGCACCAGGTGGCCTTCTACCTGCGCGACCTGGCCGCCGCGCTGCACAGCTTCTACTTCGCCGAGCGCGTGCTGGTGGACGACGAAGCCGTCAAGCTGGCCCGCCTGGCGCTGGTCGTCGCCACCCGCCAGGTGCTGCGCAACGGCCTGGCCCTGATCGGTGTTTCCGCTCCCAACCAGATGTAA
- a CDS encoding biotin--[acetyl-CoA-carboxylase] ligase, whose translation MLDAAAIHAGCAASASHIAIEVVPETGSTNADLLARLPSGADAGTAMSGPVLRIAERQTAGRGRAGRSWLSAPGASLTFSLAWRFRGPLHRLAGLPLAVGVALAETLAGLNVPVQLKWPNDVMKDGAKLAGILVETQAAPDGAIWAVIGCGMNLAPPDELEAAVGRAVASAPWLAQMDRNTLVATLLSRLAAVLAEFDDTGFPPFTERWNALQGWRGAAVNILDNGTVIQQGRAAGVDDAGRLLLDTPAGRVAVLSGDVSLRLAS comes from the coding sequence ATGCTCGACGCAGCGGCCATCCACGCCGGCTGCGCCGCCAGCGCTTCCCATATCGCCATCGAAGTCGTGCCCGAGACGGGATCGACCAACGCCGACCTGCTGGCCCGCCTGCCGTCGGGCGCTGACGCCGGCACGGCCATGAGCGGCCCGGTGCTGCGCATCGCCGAGCGCCAGACCGCCGGGCGCGGCCGGGCCGGGCGCAGCTGGCTGTCCGCCCCCGGCGCGTCGCTGACGTTTTCGCTGGCGTGGCGCTTCCGGGGGCCGCTGCACCGCCTGGCCGGCCTGCCGCTGGCCGTCGGCGTGGCGCTGGCGGAAACGCTGGCCGGCCTGAACGTGCCGGTGCAGCTGAAGTGGCCGAACGACGTGATGAAGGACGGCGCCAAGCTGGCCGGCATCCTGGTCGAGACGCAGGCCGCGCCGGACGGCGCCATCTGGGCCGTCATCGGCTGCGGCATGAACCTGGCGCCGCCCGACGAGCTGGAAGCCGCCGTCGGCCGCGCCGTCGCGTCGGCCCCATGGCTGGCGCAGATGGACCGCAACACGCTGGTGGCCACCTTGCTGAGCCGCCTGGCGGCCGTGCTGGCCGAATTCGACGACACCGGGTTCCCCCCGTTCACGGAGCGCTGGAATGCCTTGCAGGGCTGGCGCGGCGCGGCCGTCAACATCCTCGACAACGGCACCGTCATCCAGCAGGGCCGCGCGGCGGGCGTGGACGATGCGGGCCGGCTGCTGCTGGATACCCCTGCCGGCCGCGTCGCGGTGCTGTCGGGCGACGTCTCGCTGAGGCTTGCGTCGTGA
- a CDS encoding septal ring lytic transglycosylase RlpA family protein, producing MTARVMRRAGSCALLAVLLALAGCGSNPIIAALPGAPKVKPHKREPGVPDLPPAGSGRGGYYKDDGPGDDPPPNLMQTPDAEVRNDPLLPRSNRPYVVFGKTYTPIPNDQPFTQRGMGTWYGKKFHGQRTSSGELYDMYKMSAAHPTLPIPSYARVTNLNTGKSVVVRVNDRGPFHSSRVIDVSYTAALKLGLLGNGSSQLEVTRIMPDEIDRMVAARKAGTLIAAVEGLPVAPQGATPVLSATTGPDDIENFLLTRSTTPDRAAPAPGGFYLQLGAYAREESAVTMRERLASATRGSDYEVVQAGTLYRLYGGPFGSREEAANAAARLPPALRLKPLIVQRQVN from the coding sequence ATGACGGCGCGCGTCATGCGCCGTGCCGGCAGCTGCGCCTTGCTGGCGGTGTTGCTGGCGCTGGCCGGTTGCGGCAGCAATCCCATCATCGCCGCGCTGCCGGGGGCACCGAAAGTCAAGCCGCACAAGCGCGAGCCGGGCGTGCCGGACCTGCCGCCGGCCGGCTCCGGGCGCGGCGGTTACTACAAGGACGACGGCCCGGGCGACGACCCGCCGCCGAACCTGATGCAGACGCCGGACGCGGAAGTGCGCAACGATCCGCTGCTGCCGCGCTCGAACCGGCCGTACGTGGTGTTCGGCAAGACCTACACACCGATTCCGAACGACCAGCCGTTCACGCAGCGCGGCATGGGCACCTGGTACGGCAAGAAATTCCATGGCCAACGCACGTCGTCGGGCGAGCTGTACGACATGTACAAGATGTCGGCCGCGCATCCCACGTTGCCGATTCCGTCCTATGCGCGCGTAACGAACCTGAACACGGGGAAGTCCGTCGTCGTGCGCGTCAACGATCGCGGTCCGTTCCACTCCAGCCGCGTGATCGACGTGTCCTACACGGCCGCGCTGAAACTGGGCCTGCTGGGCAACGGCAGCAGCCAGCTGGAAGTGACGCGCATCATGCCGGACGAGATCGACCGCATGGTCGCCGCGCGCAAGGCCGGCACCTTGATCGCGGCCGTCGAGGGTCTGCCGGTGGCGCCACAGGGCGCCACGCCGGTACTGTCGGCGACGACCGGCCCGGACGACATCGAGAACTTCCTGCTGACGCGCAGCACCACGCCGGATCGCGCCGCGCCCGCGCCGGGCGGCTTCTACCTTCAGCTGGGCGCGTACGCGCGCGAGGAAAGCGCGGTAACGATGCGCGAACGGCTGGCCAGCGCCACGCGCGGCAGCGATTACGAGGTGGTGCAGGCCGGGACGTTGTACCGGCTGTACGGCGGCCCGTTCGGCAGCCGCGAGGAAGCGGCCAACGCCGCGGCGCGGCTGCCGCCGGCGCTGCGCTTGAAGCCTTTGATCGTGCAGCGGCAGGTCAACTGA
- the rsmB gene encoding 16S rRNA (cytosine(967)-C(5))-methyltransferase RsmB, producing MGTAPAPDPSGLRASHHRDLKPALQTGYKAELKPDSLAFALLGAATAVVQVRSGTALPQALTGVFGAQEATAQGRGAIQDIAYRAMRQLGRSDALVAAMAPKAPDPLVAALLACALPLMQADAAGVTPYEAFTVVDQAVTAAGSHPDTVRAKGMVNALLRRFLRERETLLAEVESQPVARYNYPQWWIDAAITAYPQAWQRILAAGDAAPPLTLRVNARKGSVEDYLALLAEAGIGARQVGPIAVRLDKPVGVHAIPGFDTGLVSVQDAGAQLAAPLLDLQDGMRVLDACAAPGGKTCHMLELADVHVTALDADPRRLARVGENLERLGLQATLLAAEAQTRGWWDGAGFDRILADVPCTASGIVRRHPDIRWLRRKGDTLQLATLSAEILDNLWQMLRPNGKLLFVTCSLWPQESEAQAAAFAVRNRATRLDAPGQLLPVGAAEQDHDGLFYALFQKDA from the coding sequence ATGGGCACAGCGCCGGCGCCGGACCCGTCGGGCCTGCGCGCCAGTCACCACCGCGACCTGAAGCCGGCCCTGCAGACGGGCTACAAGGCCGAGCTGAAGCCCGATTCGCTGGCGTTCGCGCTGCTGGGCGCCGCCACCGCCGTGGTCCAGGTGCGCAGCGGCACCGCGTTGCCGCAGGCGCTGACGGGTGTGTTCGGCGCCCAGGAAGCCACGGCGCAGGGCCGCGGCGCGATCCAGGACATCGCCTACCGCGCCATGCGCCAGCTCGGCCGCAGCGACGCGCTGGTGGCCGCGATGGCGCCCAAGGCGCCGGACCCGCTGGTGGCGGCACTGCTGGCCTGCGCGCTGCCGCTGATGCAGGCCGATGCCGCCGGCGTCACGCCGTACGAAGCGTTCACCGTCGTCGACCAGGCCGTCACGGCCGCCGGGTCGCACCCGGACACGGTACGCGCCAAGGGCATGGTCAACGCGCTGCTGCGCCGCTTCCTGCGCGAGCGCGAGACGCTGCTGGCCGAGGTGGAGTCGCAACCGGTGGCACGTTACAACTACCCGCAGTGGTGGATCGATGCGGCCATCACGGCCTATCCGCAGGCGTGGCAGCGCATCCTGGCGGCCGGCGACGCGGCGCCGCCGCTGACCCTGCGCGTCAACGCGCGCAAGGGCAGCGTCGAGGACTACCTGGCCCTGCTGGCCGAGGCCGGCATCGGCGCGCGCCAGGTCGGACCAATCGCGGTGCGGCTGGACAAGCCGGTCGGCGTGCACGCGATCCCCGGCTTCGACACCGGCCTGGTCTCGGTGCAGGATGCCGGCGCCCAGCTGGCCGCGCCGCTGCTGGACCTGCAGGACGGCATGCGCGTGCTGGACGCCTGCGCGGCGCCCGGCGGCAAGACCTGCCACATGCTGGAACTGGCCGATGTGCACGTCACGGCCCTCGACGCCGACCCGCGCCGCCTGGCGCGCGTGGGCGAAAACCTGGAGCGCCTGGGCTTGCAAGCGACCCTGCTGGCGGCCGAGGCGCAAACGCGTGGCTGGTGGGACGGCGCAGGCTTCGACCGCATTCTGGCCGACGTGCCGTGCACGGCCTCCGGCATCGTGCGGCGCCACCCCGATATCCGCTGGCTGCGCCGCAAGGGCGACACGCTCCAACTTGCAACACTTTCGGCCGAAATTCTCGACAATCTTTGGCAGATGCTGCGGCCCAATGGTAAATTGCTGTTCGTGACATGTTCGTTGTGGCCGCAGGAATCCGAGGCGCAGGCGGCCGCTTTCGCGGTGCGCAATCGCGCCACGCGACTCGATGCGCCCGGTCAGCTGCTGCCCGTGGGCGCGGCCGAACAGGATCACGATGGTTTGTTTTACGCGCTGTTCCAGAAAGATGCGTAA
- a CDS encoding type III pantothenate kinase, giving the protein MNANKNAWLLIDAGNTRIKWALADRASDAWLAQGAALHAEASDLAVQWSAAFAAAPPARVLAANVAGAAVRTRLEQMLAAVAPGASVEWFASCAQRAGLVNGYRNPAQLGCDRFAAAIGARALAPDRPIIVANCGTATTVDAIDASGRFIGGMILPGLGLMASSLARNTAQLPQIQPGTLLPSPFADNTDDAILAGCLSAQAGAIERASVQHGAVECILSGGAASYIAPMLTLAPGLVLRHVDNIVMKGLHAIVRAEGDVC; this is encoded by the coding sequence GTGAACGCCAACAAAAACGCGTGGCTGCTGATCGACGCGGGTAATACCCGCATCAAGTGGGCACTGGCGGACCGCGCCAGCGACGCCTGGCTGGCCCAGGGCGCCGCGCTGCACGCCGAAGCGTCCGACCTCGCCGTGCAGTGGAGCGCGGCCTTCGCGGCGGCGCCACCGGCGCGGGTGCTCGCCGCCAACGTCGCGGGTGCCGCCGTGCGCACGCGGCTGGAGCAGATGCTGGCTGCCGTCGCGCCGGGGGCGAGCGTCGAATGGTTCGCGTCTTGCGCACAGCGTGCGGGCCTGGTGAACGGCTACCGCAATCCCGCGCAGCTGGGCTGCGACCGCTTTGCCGCCGCCATCGGCGCGCGCGCGCTGGCACCCGATCGTCCGATTATCGTGGCCAACTGCGGCACGGCGACCACGGTGGATGCCATCGATGCCTCTGGCCGCTTCATCGGCGGCATGATCCTGCCGGGCCTGGGCCTGATGGCCAGCTCGCTGGCCCGCAACACGGCGCAGCTGCCGCAGATCCAGCCGGGCACCCTGCTGCCCTCCCCGTTCGCGGACAACACGGACGACGCGATCCTGGCCGGCTGCCTGTCGGCGCAGGCCGGCGCCATCGAGCGCGCCTCCGTCCAGCACGGCGCCGTAGAATGCATCCTGTCGGGCGGCGCGGCATCGTATATCGCGCCGATGCTGACGCTGGCACCGGGGCTGGTGCTGCGCCACGTGGACAATATCGTGATGAAAGGCCTGCACGCCATCGTGCGGGCGGAGGGTGACGTGTGCTGA